A stretch of the Psychroserpens sp. Hel_I_66 genome encodes the following:
- a CDS encoding glycoside hydrolase family 105 protein — translation MKNITLIALLVFSFFTSCKEEKKQVETEESKVILEISDTLKWSERMALSEIKRFPDPTLLDFRDKPKWSYTNGLVLQAMSRVYEQTNNQKLYDYIYDYTNRMINEDGAIETYKLSNYNLDMIKSGDAVYYVYNKTEEPRFKNAMDTLHKQLEGMPTTSEGGYWHKKVYPNQMWLDGVYMAEPFHAKYTKSFMEGEDAQKTYDKIVLQFDLIEKHNRDPETGLYYHGWDESKEQKWADQKTGLSQHFWSRGMGWYGMALVDVLDYLPENHPGRARIIKYLNQYAEAIVNYQDESGAWYQVLNLPQRDGNYLEATGTSMFTYTLAKGVNKGYLPETFLDHAKKGFQGILNEFITVEENGVVNLNKCCGVAGLGGNPYRDGSFEYYIGEIIRSNDPKGTGPFIMAALELDK, via the coding sequence TGAAACAGAAGAGTCTAAAGTTATATTAGAAATTTCAGACACGCTCAAATGGTCAGAACGTATGGCATTGTCTGAAATTAAACGCTTTCCAGACCCAACATTGCTTGATTTTAGAGACAAACCAAAATGGAGTTATACCAATGGTTTGGTATTGCAAGCTATGTCTAGAGTTTATGAGCAAACCAATAATCAAAAACTGTACGATTACATTTACGATTATACCAACAGAATGATTAACGAAGATGGTGCTATTGAAACTTATAAATTATCAAATTACAATCTCGATATGATAAAATCTGGAGATGCGGTTTATTATGTATACAACAAAACTGAAGAGCCAAGATTTAAAAATGCAATGGACACACTTCATAAGCAATTGGAAGGTATGCCAACAACGTCTGAAGGTGGTTACTGGCACAAAAAAGTCTATCCAAACCAAATGTGGTTAGATGGTGTTTACATGGCAGAACCTTTTCACGCCAAGTACACAAAATCATTTATGGAAGGTGAGGATGCTCAAAAAACATATGATAAGATTGTGCTTCAATTCGATTTAATTGAAAAACATAACAGAGACCCAGAAACCGGATTGTACTATCACGGTTGGGATGAAAGTAAAGAACAAAAATGGGCAGATCAAAAAACAGGATTGTCACAACATTTTTGGTCCCGCGGAATGGGATGGTACGGGATGGCATTAGTAGATGTGTTGGATTATTTACCAGAAAATCATCCAGGAAGAGCAAGAATCATCAAATATCTCAACCAATATGCAGAAGCTATTGTAAATTATCAAGATGAAAGTGGTGCATGGTATCAAGTGCTCAATTTACCTCAAAGAGATGGGAATTATCTCGAAGCCACTGGAACAAGCATGTTTACCTACACTTTAGCAAAAGGTGTCAATAAAGGCTATCTTCCAGAAACATTTTTAGACCATGCTAAAAAAGGATTTCAAGGTATTTTAAATGAATTTATCACTGTGGAAGAAAACGGTGTCGTAAATCTTAACAAATGTTGTGGTGTCGCAGGTTTAGGTGGCAATCCATATAGAGATGGTTCGTTCGAATATTACATTGGCGAAATCATTAGATCCAATGACCCAAAGGGAACAGGTCCTTTTATAATGGCTGCTTTAGAACTGGATAAATAA